A genomic stretch from Serratia entomophila includes:
- the mak gene encoding fructokinase, which produces MRIGIDLGGTKIEVIALANDGRELFRHRVATPRHDYRQTLAAIAGLVALAEEKTGEQGSVGVGIPGTLSPFTGLVKNANSVWLNGQPLDKDLSAMLAREVRIANDANCLAVSEATDGAGAGKKTVFAVIIGTGCGSGVALNGQAHSGGNGIAGEWGHNPLPWMDEDELRYRSEVPCYCGKQGCIETFISGTGFATDYARLSGNPLQGHEIMALAGRGDAQAERAISRYEMRLAKSLAHVINILDPDVVVLGGGMSNVDRLYQNVPQRVKSWVFGGECETPIRKAVHGDSSGVRGAAWLWPQL; this is translated from the coding sequence GTGCGCATTGGTATCGATTTGGGCGGCACTAAAATTGAAGTGATTGCGTTGGCGAACGACGGGCGGGAGCTGTTCCGCCACCGCGTCGCCACGCCGCGCCATGACTATCGGCAGACGCTGGCGGCCATCGCGGGTTTAGTGGCGCTGGCTGAAGAGAAGACCGGCGAGCAAGGTTCGGTCGGCGTCGGCATTCCCGGCACGCTGTCGCCGTTTACCGGGTTGGTGAAGAACGCCAACTCGGTGTGGCTCAACGGCCAGCCGCTGGACAAGGACCTGTCGGCGATGCTGGCGCGGGAAGTGCGCATCGCCAACGACGCCAACTGTCTGGCGGTGTCGGAAGCCACCGACGGCGCCGGCGCGGGCAAAAAAACCGTGTTTGCGGTGATTATCGGCACCGGCTGCGGTTCCGGGGTGGCGCTTAACGGTCAGGCACATTCGGGCGGCAACGGCATCGCCGGCGAGTGGGGGCATAACCCGCTGCCCTGGATGGATGAAGACGAACTGCGTTACCGCAGCGAAGTGCCGTGCTACTGCGGTAAACAGGGCTGCATCGAGACCTTTATTTCCGGCACCGGCTTCGCCACCGACTATGCGCGCCTGAGCGGCAACCCGCTGCAGGGGCATGAAATTATGGCGCTGGCCGGGCGGGGCGATGCTCAGGCCGAGCGGGCTATCAGCCGTTATGAAATGCGCCTGGCGAAATCGCTGGCTCATGTGATCAATATTCTGGATCCGGACGTGGTGGTGCTGGGCGGCGGCATGAGCAATGTCGATCGCCTGTATCAAAACGTCCCGCAACGGGTGAAGTCCTGGGTGTTCGGCGGTGAATGCGAGACGCCGATCCGCAAGGCTGTCCACGGTGACTCCAGCGGCGTGCGCGGCGCGGCCTGGCTGTGGCCGCAGCTGTAA